From the genome of Platichthys flesus chromosome 10, fPlaFle2.1, whole genome shotgun sequence:
ATCTGTTCTCCAGGGTGATGTGGAAGCTGCTGCGTCTGCTGCACCCAGTGGTGCGAGGCGCTCAAAGAAGAGGAAAGTCTCTTCTGTCAAAGACTCTGACCAAACCGAGCCTCAGAAGGATTCCCAGGTCCCAGAGAGCGTGCAGCAGCTGGCCGACGTCACAGATGAAGCACCAGTGCATGGTACAGGTGAGTCATGGTTGATGAAAGAGAATGAAGCATGTTTAGTTTGGTATTTCTGAAaacttaattataataataataatttgtatttgttcgATTACATATTTGCCTTTAActtgaaataatgtattttttaatatagTTCCAGAAAAGGCCACAAAAGCAGCCAAAGCTGGTAAAATCCCTCGTCACCAAGGCCTGCAGCTGAAGAACAAGCAGTTGAAGCCTGTCACTCCCAGTAAGTCCCCCCCCTCGCCTATAAGAGAAGCAGGGGATGTTTTTCCCTACGATTTAATTAGATATCTCttgttaattgtatttttttttttaagacttcAAAAAACTCCACGAGGCTCATTTCAACAAGATGGAGTCCATCGACTCTTACATGCAGCGGAAGACGAAGCAGATGGACACCTACAGAGCTTCAGTTAAAGAACTCAAGGTACCACAAAGCTGTCACTGACTTCTTCCCATGAAAACCATCATGTTAATGAATATGCTTCTTTTACAAATTCCAtctattttccttttcagaATCTTTCAGATAAAACTCAACTGCAGCAAGCTGATGGCAAAACCCAAGCAGTGAGTACCATCACCTATTAAACCCCCTGAATACTTTGAGTGCAGTGAGGCTGATGTGTACCTATCTGTTCTTCAGAAGGCAAATCAGAGTCGTACATCCATCCTCAGTCCTGCTCCCGTCAACAAGAGACCAGCTGACGGCCGACGCACTCTGCTCTCAGCCAGAAAAGCTCCGAAGGAAGCTGCTGGGAAGAAAGACGCCCCGTTCAGACCCTCCGTCCTTTCCACTCGCAGGATCAATGTTCGGTGAGTTACACTTTCATTCAAGGTTTGTCTCTCGGGTGGAAAATGATGTTGTCCTTCATGTCACGTGACAAGCAAATGTGATTGTGTGCAGGTTCAGCGAAGCCACCAGAGACAATGAGTTTAAGGGGTCCTTGGTGAAGACGCCGGCCCGCATGTCACCCTGTGTGACCTCGAGCACGCCACAAATACAGAAGACGGGTGAGGTCAAGTCCATCAGTGTCAAGACTACCACCTTCTCTGCTGCAAAAACTTCAGGTACTTTAAATTCTTCCATATCTGAATAAGAGATTTATAGGTTGTGTAGATATAATAAAGTAATTCAACTGAATTCTACAGGGGCGTTCATTTTCACTGGCAACACCAGCACCGCTGAAACCCCCGGAACCCAGAAGAAGCAGAGTTTTGACCTGAAGGCCAGTCTGTCCCGTCCTCTCTCCTACAAGCCGCATACAGGTAATGATggttttcagtttctgtgtttagCTGAGGTGTAGTGAATCATCAGTGAACCAACCCCTCATGTTTTTAACTTACAGGTAAACTAAAGGCTTTTGGAGATGTCAAGGAGAACACAACAACGGCAGCAGACAAGTCTCTGATCTCCAACTCGCATCAGAAGAATTATAAAAAGCACCAAGTTCCAACAAGGTTCGtctaaaaagaagaaacaccGTCGACTGATTGATTTCTCTCTTAAAACAGTGAAACCTCTGCAACATCTGTCtgttaaatgtttctgttttcatcttaGGGAcaacaggagagagaaacacacagccgACCggaagcagaagaaagagagcGTGCTCGGGGCGAGACGAGGCCTCGTCATGATGTAAAAATATTGTGCTTGTTTGTTGACATTTGTACAGCCTGTTGTTCCCCTGTAAATATTTGGTTTTCTGCAGTGGACTAATCTTTGCTGCTTTTTAGCCTTCTGTAGAGAAGCTCTTTCATCTCTCTTTCAAGTTACAGTACTTTGGTTTTAGTATTAACACATGAAGTTACTTGAACTCTGTTTAATGATGCATTTAGATGTGGAGAGGACGTGTAGCCTTCTTTAGAGAAGCTCTTTCATCTTTCTGTCATGCTAATTACCTGGTTTTAGATACAACACTTGAACTCTGTTTAATGATGTATTTAGATGTTTTGTGCATCATTCTGTTTTGCTGCATTTGAAATTGTGATTTGctcttaaaatattttttttgggaCAGGGTGTTTAAAGACTTGTGCAAAAAAGTATTGTTTGCATTCCCCAATTAAATTTTCTATTGCTGTTTTCCAAAGtgtctttttcattatttcattttcaaacagaaTATATTGCACAAAAATGATGCAAACGTTTGTTGATAGAAGAGTTCAGCTGTAATTCAATGAGTTCATCTCCAGAGTTGTTATAGTTTCAAATTTCAGGATTCCTCTTGTAAACTTCGTAGGCAAATTCCTCGGTGTGGGCGTAGTCTTTGCAGACGCCGATGAAGTCGATCTCCAGCTGGAACGGACCGTCTGCTTTATCTCCCAAAGTAAATCCAACAGTGTTGACCTGTGAATACATAATATACAAAATGTATTAGACCACTGCAGTTAGAGGGTAAAACTATCATTACATAATAATGCAAATGTACTGAACGGTGTACAGGAACTTTCCGCAGCGTAGTTTATTTTGCATGTATTTGATGTCATGTTAGTGTAACGTGTCCTTTGCTCGTTACCTTGTCCAGCCAGAGAGGATGCTGATCATCCTGTATCCTCCCACGATGCGTCAGGAAGAACTTGGAGAAAGGAATCTGTAAATAAGTCAAACTTATATTATAATCACTAGTTGTacctaaaagtaaaaaatgtggttttataaagcATTAACTATATTTTACTGATTAACTAGGTACCTTGACGTCCTGCCAGTAGGGTCCTCCTCTGGTGTACAGAAAGTAACTGTATATGTCGTCTCTCTGGTGAGAGAAGTAGGTTTCTGTGGCGATGTTGATCATCCATGGACGACCATCGCCGCGTACCCGCAGGTGCAGCGTGTTGAAGCTGGACCAGTCGTGGTGCTTCTTCCTGTCAAATGAAGACTGGGAACAACAAGAAAGTTTGGTTTGGTTGATACTTAGTTCAGTCGTCCCCTCAACCTCTGACCTTGGATGTCAGcaggttttcatttcaacactAGCCTCACACAACctcaggagaaagaggaacTGGTTTATTCAATTTGTAACTGCTACAGAGTTTGTCCTTGTGACGGCTATCCCCAAGACAGAATTGTGTGTTATTCCTCATGTGATAGTACTGGCAGGGCACTTACCAGTGGTTGTTTGGAGCGCATGGTGCAGTAGCCACTGTAGCGTGTTTCTCCGTCCCTCGGGGGGGTGGAGCTCAGGTTCCCGTACAGGAAACAGGTGTTGTTCTTGCCCAGCCTCAGGTGGGCTTCACTCTGGCCTCCTATCTCGTGATCCGAGGACACGATCCACTCCTCCAGGCTCTCCGGACCTCTGAACTCCCACATCACTCGGTTCTGCTCCAGCATGTGCTCCAGAACCGGTTTGCCCTCTGGACCGACCCAGCGGTCAGAGAACTCAGTCTTCATCAGCATGAAATGCTTCTTTATTCCCTCCAAACCTTTCTTGAAGTTAAAGTTAATCTTCTGCCATGGAAACTTGTCTTCCTTGGGCTTCCCGGGTCGTCTGTACTCCCCCTGGATCACGGCTCTTGTGGGTACAGTGAGCGGGCCGAcggggaggagaagcagctgctggtggaTGGAGCTCAGCAGCCTCGCCGAGGGGAAACGTGTGATCCTACTCAGGGACATTTCACTGTTGATCAGGACGGGTCACTGCTGGGAAACATCACATAGGGAAACACTTGAGTTACTGGATGATAGTGAAATATCAATATTAGGTTTCATACTGTAGATCGACTTCAACAATTAGCTGATCTGCAGTATGTTCTGCTTATTTTATTGGTTCTGTTCACAGATGCATCGATTATAATGACACTTAATGATCAAGaggaattattattttacttttagtGGCTTGATAGACTCTTTATAATACTAGTATGACTTCTTATGTCGTCTATTGGATATCTGAGTTTCACACTAGTAAATAGTAGCTGTTTTGAATGGGGCTTTTATTATTGTTGACCTCCTCTGTTGAGTAAATACACCAGGACAACAACAATGTAAACAAGTGCTAGCTACAGTCTAGTAAAGGAGAAACCATCATTCTAAAAATACATAACTCTGGACACATGAGAGACAGCAGATGACACAGTGTCCACTTACCGAGGCCATGTTGTGCGGAAGCTGCTCGTCGCTAAGCTT
Proteins encoded in this window:
- the nusap1 gene encoding nucleolar and spindle-associated protein 1, which gives rise to MDFDAMKYAELRNVAKDLGLKGNMKADKLLKLIKQHYQKEKNEEEEQGQGRDATAAVEEDVNAGQGAAQESEDATPHEEVSNTAVFVNTRRGRGNGTKRKISDTEAECDESPPTAAEGDVEAAASAAPSGARRSKKRKVSSVKDSDQTEPQKDSQVPESVQQLADVTDEAPVHGTVPEKATKAAKAGKIPRHQGLQLKNKQLKPVTPNFKKLHEAHFNKMESIDSYMQRKTKQMDTYRASVKELKNLSDKTQLQQADGKTQAKANQSRTSILSPAPVNKRPADGRRTLLSARKAPKEAAGKKDAPFRPSVLSTRRINVRFSEATRDNEFKGSLVKTPARMSPCVTSSTPQIQKTGEVKSISVKTTTFSAAKTSGAFIFTGNTSTAETPGTQKKQSFDLKASLSRPLSYKPHTGKLKAFGDVKENTTTAADKSLISNSHQKNYKKHQVPTRDNRREKHTADRKQKKESVLGARRGLVMM
- the ndufaf1 gene encoding complex I intermediate-associated protein 30, mitochondrial: MSLSRITRFPSARLLSSIHQQLLLLPVGPLTVPTRAVIQGEYRRPGKPKEDKFPWQKINFNFKKGLEGIKKHFMLMKTEFSDRWVGPEGKPVLEHMLEQNRVMWEFRGPESLEEWIVSSDHEIGGQSEAHLRLGKNNTCFLYGNLSSTPPRDGETRYSGYCTMRSKQPLSSFDRKKHHDWSSFNTLHLRVRGDGRPWMINIATETYFSHQRDDIYSYFLYTRGGPYWQDVKIPFSKFFLTHRGRIQDDQHPLWLDKVNTVGFTLGDKADGPFQLEIDFIGVCKDYAHTEEFAYEVYKRNPEI